Genomic window (Nicotiana sylvestris chromosome 7, ASM39365v2, whole genome shotgun sequence):
tcatcacaaaattcagcaaacttagcattttcaaattcagttccaatCAGACcgaattgatgcaagttgattacctggttgtttatgagtttttctaacaaaggcagtaaacatgtcaaatactttatccttagatgttaaaaacaatacccaagtaaacctagagtaatcatcaatacGTACCATTatatatttcttaccacctctgctcaatgttctcattaGACCACAAAGATCCATATAAAACAGTTCCATCGACCTGGTAGTGTATACcactttcttgcttttaaaagaggatcttactTGCTTCTCCCTTGCACAAGaatcacaaactttgtcttccttgaacttgatgttaagttaccctatcaccaggtccttggagactaatttgttgagtttatttagacttgcatgaccaagtcttttgtgccataggaagggatcattgtccaacacacttaagcaagtgagttcgttttctgaaagagtggacaaatctacaatgtaaatattgtttactctttttccctgcaaaacaatcttgtcagtggtaagattaatcacaaaatatttaggagaggtgaatgctaccagattacctctgtcacatagttgtgatacacttatcatgctatatttcaagccatctatcaagtagacattctcaatggaatataagtctgtcttacctacctttccaaccccaatgatctcacctttcttcccatttctaaAGGAGGCATTACCTCCttttaggtcctcaagtgaaaggaactggttcttacttccaatcatatgctttgagcagccactatccatgtaccatatttgactacttcccttcacttggacctgcaaaacgaaatcaggggttagttttaggaacccaaactagtttgggtccctttctataggcaaaggggtGAATTAAATTCCTTTTAGCCCATCCAGatagcctatttttctcttgaacaaagattttgttcttttgactggccttttattttgcattacattcacttttgtaatgaccagtcttgccacaatgtgtgcagattttgttctcaggaagtgtgatgtacttgcttttgggatcccacttaggtgctagggtcccatagccaagtcctctgtTATTGCTACTGTGGTGCTCTTGTGGCCAGGATAGTACATCAGAggacttattccatttgcaagttctgtctagttcatgcttcaccttccctagatcttcttttaagactcttatctgctcatctctcttgtacaactcatccttcatttttcctaaattttcttctaaggtgagatgtgtgtgatcaactttatttttaccttttcttaatatcagttttaaattttcagatctaagTTCTAAGATAGTGTTGttaagttcaagaacctggttcttcagcTCAGTgtttttactatcactttcactagccctgaGTTTCAGATTTTTACACTTAGCTTTTAGGACTACACATTTCCTAGACAGTCGTTCCTTCTCATAGTTTATGacctcagactcatcaatgaagtctaccAGTAATTCAGATAGCTTTTCTTTAGACAGAAATTTAAttttgtctttgagatgaatcacacttacttcttgttcatcatctgattctccaatggccataagtgcttgttcatctccagcttcatcttctgaatcctcatatgagctttctccccaagcagcaaccatagcctttgtcgatcctttgttcttcttgggttgaacctgttcttTCTTCCTGTTTCTTCGTTCAACCctttatttcttccatttaatTTCCCACCGAGAATaattcttgatcatgtggtcagtcttaccacatttttagtagccctcgttggtctgtttttcaggggcccttggtttgttgaaggttgcacATCTTGAAGAAacctttcctctcattagataCTTCTTGAAAGCCCTTGTGAttatagccatttcatcatcctctaagTCTGCACCTTCAactattctgagagccagacttctttccttcttgggtgcatccatcttcatggtttgtcttctcagttcataggcagtgagatttccaatcagctcgtccaacttgagagtagcaatgttctttgattcctgaatagcagtgattttgcttttccAAGTTACTAGCAAGACCCTTATCAAGATTtactcaaccttgtcttcttcaaggataatttttccaagagacttaagttcatttgttagtgttgtgaatcTTGTGTACATCTTTTGGATGGTTTCTctttccttcatggtgaaattttcatattgagaatatagcagtgttcctcttgatctctttacttgaggagttcctttaTGGGCCACTTGTAGAGTGTCCCAGATCTCCTTAGCagtagtacaactttgaattctactgtactcgtccggacctagtccacacacaagccatttcttggccttggtattcttttcccacttcttcaaatcttcagcagtaTAGTTAGCTctagtctttggcacatccactccttcaacattcttctttgtagtagccAGAGGCAATGTCCCAAAGTTCATAGgcttctcctatgatgtggtctctcatcctgttcttccaccagaAATAGTACTGGCCATTAAGGAGTGGAGGCCTAGCGGTGGATTgtccttcccagtttccaggtggttcactcatcttgatctgttcctaaggtgt
Coding sequences:
- the LOC138873839 gene encoding uncharacterized protein, producing the protein MNFGTLPLATTKKNVEGVDVPKTRANYTAEDLKKWEKNTKAKKWLVCGLGPDEYSRIQSCTTAKEIWDTLQVAHKGTPQVKRSRGTLLYSQYENFTMKERETIQKMYTRFTTLTNELKSLGKIILEEDKVE